The Salegentibacter mishustinae genome includes a window with the following:
- a CDS encoding IS110 family RNA-guided transposase, translating into MEHHILKVALGVDVSKDNLAVCLCRLTVNLTKEFEDPFEVSNDLPGFKKLIRWLDKQVASRENLWIVMESTGIYHEAFVYYLYEAGFNVSVMQSGRVKRYAQSLDQRSKTDALDSRMLAMLGCERALPLWTPPDPILRELKGLSRERSFLLKEKQIEKNRLHASEHSVYSNKRELRRYKQRLKLIARQLEEIEKEMMELINASSYLKGRIKHLESIPGISFVSAATVVGETLGFTGFTNAKQLTSYAGFDVVLKESGAYKGKTRISKKGNKNIRRALYMPAMTAVRCNPTLKKFYERVKPTKAKPMIALVAVERKLLVLMYSLWKNEINYDPEYEQKKTARTEVLAAQDRSNLALTSS; encoded by the coding sequence ATGGAGCACCACATTTTAAAAGTAGCCTTGGGAGTAGATGTATCTAAAGATAATCTGGCCGTCTGTCTTTGCCGCCTAACGGTTAACCTAACAAAAGAGTTTGAAGATCCTTTTGAAGTTAGTAATGATCTTCCCGGATTTAAAAAACTAATACGATGGCTTGATAAGCAAGTAGCCTCTCGTGAGAATCTGTGGATTGTAATGGAATCTACAGGTATCTATCATGAAGCCTTTGTGTACTACCTCTATGAAGCTGGTTTTAATGTGAGCGTGATGCAATCTGGTCGTGTTAAGCGTTATGCCCAAAGTCTGGACCAAAGATCCAAAACTGATGCATTGGATAGCCGTATGCTAGCTATGCTTGGCTGTGAACGAGCATTACCTTTATGGACACCACCTGATCCAATTTTAAGAGAATTAAAAGGTCTTAGTAGGGAACGTTCATTTTTGTTAAAGGAGAAGCAAATAGAAAAGAATAGGCTTCATGCTAGTGAACATTCTGTATACAGCAACAAACGAGAATTAAGACGTTATAAACAACGCTTAAAATTGATTGCTAGGCAATTGGAGGAAATAGAGAAAGAGATGATGGAATTGATCAATGCCAGCTCTTATTTAAAGGGTAGAATAAAGCATTTGGAAAGTATTCCGGGAATCTCTTTTGTGTCTGCAGCTACGGTAGTAGGTGAAACCTTAGGTTTCACTGGTTTTACCAACGCCAAGCAACTTACGAGTTACGCAGGGTTTGATGTAGTGCTGAAAGAATCTGGAGCTTATAAAGGCAAGACCAGAATTAGTAAGAAAGGGAATAAAAATATCCGTCGGGCACTTTATATGCCGGCGATGACCGCTGTTCGATGTAATCCCACATTGAAGAAGTTCTATGAACGCGTGAAACCTACTAAGGCTAAACCTATGATTGCTTTGGTGGCGGTAGAGCGCAAGTTATTAGTACTGATGTACAGCTTATGGAAGAATGAGATCAATTATGATCCGGAATATGAACAAAAAAAGACAGCAAGAACCGAAGTCCTTGCTGCACAGGATAGAAGCAATTTAGCATTGACTTCTTCCTAA
- a CDS encoding IS110 family RNA-guided transposase — translation METRVTALPKLFIGLDIHKSSWKIHCSTDLFSGKSFSMEPHCEILYKYVRKHYPDHQVSIAYEAGCFGYAAHRKFESYGWQSLVVNPADIHRKGKEQYTKTDRIDAQLISRELKDGRLESIQIVGEERECFRSLFRRRYSLSKDLRRIKSMIKMQLLYFGVKLPREFDNDHWSHAFRTWLEVQEFSHGTANESLASKLRSFRFLDQEFRHISNQIRAYARTHYKKDYYLLKSVPGIGGIVAAGILAELGDLRRFNTLKHLAGYVGIAPGIYQSGATSRTTGMTPRAQRLMRSYFVEASWQAVRTDPIMQAYYRKHVGKDSKKIIIKVAHKLLSRTLAVIKTETPYEIGVVA, via the coding sequence ATGGAAACCCGAGTTACTGCCTTACCAAAGTTATTCATTGGCCTTGATATCCACAAGTCAAGCTGGAAGATTCATTGTAGTACCGATCTTTTTTCAGGTAAATCCTTCAGTATGGAGCCACATTGCGAGATCCTTTATAAATATGTTCGAAAGCATTATCCGGATCACCAGGTTAGTATTGCCTACGAAGCAGGGTGCTTTGGCTATGCCGCACATCGGAAGTTTGAATCTTACGGATGGCAGTCTCTGGTAGTAAATCCAGCAGATATCCATCGTAAGGGTAAAGAACAGTATACTAAGACCGATCGTATCGATGCCCAGCTCATTAGCCGGGAACTCAAAGATGGTCGTCTGGAGAGTATCCAAATTGTTGGGGAAGAGCGAGAATGTTTTCGAAGTTTATTTAGAAGACGCTATAGTCTGAGCAAAGATCTTCGACGTATTAAAAGCATGATCAAGATGCAACTCTTGTACTTTGGGGTAAAGCTTCCTCGGGAATTTGATAACGACCACTGGAGCCATGCCTTTCGCACTTGGTTAGAAGTTCAGGAATTCTCCCATGGGACGGCTAACGAGAGTCTGGCTAGTAAACTTCGAAGTTTTCGATTTCTGGATCAGGAATTCCGACATATTTCTAATCAAATAAGAGCTTACGCGCGTACCCATTATAAAAAGGATTATTATTTGCTAAAGAGTGTTCCTGGGATTGGAGGTATCGTAGCAGCTGGTATTCTAGCCGAGTTAGGTGACCTGCGACGTTTTAATACCCTGAAGCATCTGGCTGGTTATGTTGGAATAGCACCTGGTATCTATCAGAGTGGGGCTACTTCTCGAACTACCGGGATGACCCCCAGGGCTCAGCGTTTAATGCGATCCTATTTTGTAGAAGCCTCTTGGCAGGCTGTACGAACAGATCCTATCATGCAGGCCTATTACCGTAAGCATGTTGGAAAAGATAGTAAGAAGATTATCATAAAGGTGGCCCATAAATTACTGAGTCGGACTTTAGCAGTTATAAAAACAGAAACTCCTTATGAAATAGGAGTGGTAGCATGA